In Oryza sativa Japonica Group chromosome 3, ASM3414082v1, one DNA window encodes the following:
- the LOC4331282 gene encoding deSI-like protein At4g17486 isoform X1: MRVLPASWSSAASSSASASADRLNSPTPAPPPPAPPPPAPKSSSSSSAELYLNIYDISPINHYLYWFGLGIFHSGIEVHGMEYGFGAHEYPTSGVFQVEPKSCPGFIFRRSVCVGSTDMSRSEVRSFIEDLAEDYHGDTYHLIAKNCNHFTADICKRLTGKPIPGWVNRLARLGSFCNCVLPESIKVSAVKDVTDPPEFPDSVATDDDMESNASIVDGSDADDLDHLLITPSSDVVSSKDKILTPGRDSL, from the exons ATGCGGGTGCTCCCGGCGTCGtggtcctccgccgcctcctcctccgcctccgcctccgcggacCGCCTCAACTCCCccaccccggcgccgccgccgccggcccctcctcctcctgctccaaaaagcagcagcagcagcagcgcggaGCTGTACCTCAACATCTACGACATCTCCCCAATCAACCACTACCTCTACTGGTTCGGCCTCGGCATCTTCCACTCCGGCATCGAAG TGCATGGCATGGAGTATGGGTTTGGAGCCCATGAATACCCAACCAGCGGAGTCTTCCAAGTAGAGCCCAAAAGCTGTCCTGGCTTTATCTTCAGACGCTCCGTGTGCGTGGGTTCCACTGATATGTCTCGTTCGGAAGTCCGCAGTTTCATAGAGGATCTTGCAGAGGATTATCACGGGGACACTTATCATTTGATTGCAAAGAATTGTAATCATTTTACAGCAGACATCTGCAAGCGTCTGACTGGAAAGCCAATTCCTGGATGGGTCAATCGACTTGCCAGATTAG GTTCTTTCTGCAACTGTGTACTGCCTGAAAGCATCAAGGTTTCCGCTGTCAAAGATGTAACCGATCCCCCCGAGTTTCCTG ATTCTGTTGCTACAGATGATGATATGGAGTCTAATGCATCCATTGTTGACGGAAGTGATGCGGATGATTTAGACCATCTTCTAATAACCCCAAGTAGCGATGTTGTATCTTCAAAAGATAAGATATTAACTCCTGGCAGGGATAGCTTGTAA
- the LOC4331282 gene encoding deSI-like protein At4g17486 isoform X2 — translation MRVLPASWSSAASSSASASADRLNSPTPAPPPPAPPPPAPKSSSSSSAELYLNIYDISPINHYLYWFGLGIFHSGIEVHGMEYGFGAHEYPTSGVFQVEPKSCPGFIFRRSVCVGSTDMSRSEVRSFIEDLAEDYHGDTYHLIAKNCNHFTADICKRLTGKPIPGWVNRLARLGSFCNCVLPESIKVSAVKDVTDPPEFPDDDMESNASIVDGSDADDLDHLLITPSSDVVSSKDKILTPGRDSL, via the exons ATGCGGGTGCTCCCGGCGTCGtggtcctccgccgcctcctcctccgcctccgcctccgcggacCGCCTCAACTCCCccaccccggcgccgccgccgccggcccctcctcctcctgctccaaaaagcagcagcagcagcagcgcggaGCTGTACCTCAACATCTACGACATCTCCCCAATCAACCACTACCTCTACTGGTTCGGCCTCGGCATCTTCCACTCCGGCATCGAAG TGCATGGCATGGAGTATGGGTTTGGAGCCCATGAATACCCAACCAGCGGAGTCTTCCAAGTAGAGCCCAAAAGCTGTCCTGGCTTTATCTTCAGACGCTCCGTGTGCGTGGGTTCCACTGATATGTCTCGTTCGGAAGTCCGCAGTTTCATAGAGGATCTTGCAGAGGATTATCACGGGGACACTTATCATTTGATTGCAAAGAATTGTAATCATTTTACAGCAGACATCTGCAAGCGTCTGACTGGAAAGCCAATTCCTGGATGGGTCAATCGACTTGCCAGATTAG GTTCTTTCTGCAACTGTGTACTGCCTGAAAGCATCAAGGTTTCCGCTGTCAAAGATGTAACCGATCCCCCCGAGTTTCCTG ATGATGATATGGAGTCTAATGCATCCATTGTTGACGGAAGTGATGCGGATGATTTAGACCATCTTCTAATAACCCCAAGTAGCGATGTTGTATCTTCAAAAGATAAGATATTAACTCCTGGCAGGGATAGCTTGTAA